In Streptomyces dangxiongensis, one DNA window encodes the following:
- a CDS encoding alcohol dehydrogenase, with the protein MSTYRVAQVTTEGGAFELTEREVPQPGPGRVRIAVEACGICHSDAFFVTAGVPGITFPEVPGHEIAGRIEALGEGARDRGWQAGDRVAVGWFGGSCGHCRACRRGDFLLCAELAVPGWAYDGGFAEQVVVPVDALARIPDALAASDAGPMACAGVTTYNGLRRSSARPGDLVAVLGVGGLGHLGVRYAVAMGFETVAIARGAEKAGFVKQLGAHHYVDSTAGTPVAEALGSLGGAQVVLATAGNSEAISATVDGLAPRGELVVIGATPEPLGISPVQLIGAGRVIRGHPSGTAQDVEDTMAFSVLHGIRPMTETVPLERAGEAYDRMLSGAARFRMVLTTR; encoded by the coding sequence ATGAGTACCTACCGAGTCGCGCAGGTGACCACCGAGGGCGGCGCGTTCGAGCTGACCGAGCGGGAGGTTCCGCAGCCGGGCCCCGGCCGGGTGCGCATCGCAGTCGAGGCGTGCGGCATCTGCCACAGCGACGCCTTCTTCGTGACCGCCGGGGTGCCGGGCATCACGTTCCCCGAGGTTCCGGGGCACGAGATCGCCGGGCGGATCGAGGCGCTCGGCGAGGGAGCGCGGGACCGGGGATGGCAGGCCGGTGACCGGGTCGCGGTCGGCTGGTTCGGCGGCAGTTGCGGCCACTGCCGGGCCTGCCGCCGAGGTGACTTCCTCCTCTGCGCCGAGCTGGCGGTCCCGGGCTGGGCCTACGACGGCGGCTTCGCCGAGCAGGTCGTCGTACCCGTCGACGCCCTGGCCCGGATCCCCGACGCGCTCGCGGCGAGCGACGCCGGGCCCATGGCCTGCGCGGGCGTCACCACGTACAACGGGCTGCGGCGCAGTTCGGCCCGGCCGGGGGACCTGGTCGCCGTCCTCGGCGTCGGCGGCCTCGGCCACCTCGGCGTGCGGTACGCGGTCGCGATGGGCTTCGAGACCGTGGCCATCGCCCGCGGCGCGGAGAAGGCCGGCTTCGTCAAGCAGCTTGGCGCCCACCACTACGTCGACAGCACCGCCGGGACCCCGGTGGCCGAGGCGCTCGGGTCCCTCGGCGGGGCGCAGGTCGTCCTGGCCACCGCCGGCAACTCCGAGGCCATCTCGGCCACCGTGGACGGACTGGCGCCGCGCGGCGAGCTGGTGGTCATCGGCGCCACCCCCGAGCCGCTCGGCATCAGCCCGGTGCAGCTCATCGGAGCCGGCCGTGTCATCCGCGGCCACCCCTCCGGCACCGCGCAGGACGTCGAGGACACCATGGCGTTCAGCGTCCTGCACGGCATCCGCCCGATGACCGAGACGGTGCCGCTGGAGCGGGCCGGGGAGGCCTACGACCGCATGCTCTCCGGCGCCGCCCGGTTCCGGATGGTCCTGACCACGCGCTGA
- a CDS encoding TetR/AcrR family transcriptional regulator: MEGRLRTPTGRYGGRSAEERQAERRRRFLDAALRLFGGTPGYRGTTVAALSQAAGLSTRQFYEEFRTLEDVLAALHLQVNGWAEQAVLDALATAEGLPLAERATALFRAYARGVTCDPHRIRITFVEIVGVSPRMEEQRLARRARWIGLIRAEADAAVARGEAAPRDYRLAATAFIGSVNGLLHDWTAGWVDATLDEVVEELVRLLLGMLRPEGWRPRDT; the protein is encoded by the coding sequence GTGGAGGGCAGGCTCAGGACGCCGACGGGACGCTACGGCGGCCGGTCCGCCGAGGAGCGGCAGGCCGAGCGCCGCCGCCGCTTCCTGGACGCGGCGCTGCGGCTGTTCGGCGGCACCCCCGGCTACCGGGGGACGACGGTCGCCGCGCTGAGCCAGGCCGCCGGCCTGTCCACGCGCCAGTTCTACGAGGAGTTCCGCACCCTGGAGGACGTCCTCGCCGCCCTCCACCTCCAGGTCAACGGCTGGGCCGAACAGGCCGTCCTGGACGCCCTCGCCACCGCCGAGGGCCTGCCGCTGGCCGAGCGCGCCACCGCGCTCTTCCGGGCCTACGCCCGCGGCGTCACCTGCGACCCGCACCGCATCCGCATCACCTTCGTGGAGATCGTCGGCGTCAGCCCCCGCATGGAGGAGCAGCGGCTGGCCCGCCGGGCCCGCTGGATCGGCCTCATCCGCGCCGAGGCGGACGCGGCCGTGGCCCGCGGGGAGGCGGCACCCCGCGACTACCGCCTCGCGGCCACGGCCTTCATCGGCAGCGTCAACGGCCTGCTGCACGACTGGACCGCCGGCTGGGTGGACGCCACCCTGGACGAGGTGGTGGAGGAACTGGTCCGCCTGCTGCTGGGCATGCTCCGTCCGGAGGGCTGGCGGCCGCGCGACACGTGA
- a CDS encoding YncE family protein, producing the protein MPASRTRHLCSMAVALVLAAAGPATAASAASAAPDDLREVLFVGNNWDGTADVIRSTGDFTRVGRIDVIPDKDARMKEINADPIKWIYFQAIRNSVGEGHDQYADDMYSTPDGRSVVVSRPSFADVVSIDLATGRVNWRFPVSGYRADHMAVSPDGTRVAVSASTANTVHVLDITTGRQLGSFATGDKPHENIFTRDGKYIWNMAIGDVNTALDDPGWDWTKGDRHITVVDATTYKQVKVVDMRQRLDAFGLKDFSDAVRPAVFSPDGSKLYFQVSFFNGFLEYDIATDRITRMKTLPKNPATSEDRTTWVNDSRHHGISMNPEGTKLCVAGTMDDYATVVDRAGLQEGPLVAASKPYWATVSGDGKDCIISESGADQVTAIDFATGRKVASVPVGDHPQRVRLGHVRTDWTGPAGS; encoded by the coding sequence ATGCCTGCTTCGAGAACCAGGCACCTGTGCTCCATGGCCGTCGCCCTCGTCCTGGCCGCGGCCGGTCCCGCGACCGCGGCCTCCGCGGCGTCCGCCGCTCCCGACGACCTGCGCGAGGTGCTGTTCGTCGGCAACAACTGGGACGGCACCGCCGACGTCATCAGGTCCACCGGCGACTTCACAAGGGTCGGCCGCATCGACGTCATCCCCGACAAGGATGCGCGGATGAAGGAGATCAACGCGGACCCGATCAAGTGGATCTACTTCCAGGCGATCCGCAACAGCGTCGGCGAGGGCCACGACCAGTACGCCGACGACATGTACTCCACCCCGGACGGCAGGTCGGTCGTGGTGTCCCGGCCCAGCTTCGCGGACGTCGTCTCGATCGACCTGGCCACCGGAAGGGTCAACTGGCGTTTCCCCGTGTCGGGTTACCGCGCCGACCACATGGCGGTCTCCCCCGACGGCACCCGGGTGGCCGTCTCCGCCTCGACCGCGAACACCGTGCACGTACTGGACATCACCACCGGCAGGCAGCTCGGGTCCTTCGCCACCGGCGACAAGCCGCACGAGAACATCTTCACCAGGGACGGCAAGTACATCTGGAACATGGCCATCGGTGACGTCAACACGGCACTGGACGACCCCGGCTGGGACTGGACGAAGGGCGACCGGCACATCACGGTCGTGGACGCGACGACGTACAAGCAGGTCAAGGTCGTCGACATGCGGCAGCGGCTGGACGCGTTCGGGCTGAAGGACTTCTCCGACGCGGTGCGCCCGGCGGTCTTCTCCCCCGACGGGTCCAAGCTGTACTTCCAGGTGTCGTTCTTCAACGGCTTCCTGGAGTACGACATCGCCACCGACAGAATCACCCGGATGAAGACCCTGCCGAAGAACCCGGCGACCAGCGAGGACCGCACGACCTGGGTGAACGACTCGCGCCACCACGGCATCTCCATGAACCCGGAGGGCACCAAGCTGTGCGTCGCGGGCACCATGGACGACTACGCGACCGTCGTCGACCGCGCCGGCCTCCAGGAGGGCCCGCTGGTGGCGGCGTCCAAGCCGTACTGGGCGACCGTCAGCGGTGACGGCAAGGACTGCATCATCTCCGAGAGCGGCGCGGACCAGGTGACGGCGATCGACTTCGCCACCGGCCGCAAGGTGGCGTCGGTCCCGGTCGGCGACCACCCGCAGCGTGTCCGCCTGGGCCACGTCCGGACCGACTGGACCGGACCCGCCGGCAGTTGA
- a CDS encoding endoglycosylceramidase: MPNIRVRLLAVLVVLCGSLTVAGVPPATAATPSDPLWFDGAPLTVRDGRFADAQGREIVLRGYNVSGETKLAENTGLPFASVADARRSATALRALGGGNAVRFLLSWAHAEPVRGQVDTAYLAAVTEQMRAFLDAGIRVQPDFHQDLYSRYLFHTGSWYTGDGAPGWAVAAGNYPAENCGICLFWGQNITQNAAVQQAQYDFWHNAHGIQDAFLATARTTLTYLHQHLDAAEFTGIAGFDPYNEPYAGRYDAGQTSRTWERDLLWPFYAKFRAGMDATGWQDKAALVEPNLFWNAGIPTQQQEGGLLDAGTLGPGYVLNTHFYDQKAISGILMWGKAADGQYADDFAAVRDRASAAGTAAVVSEFGHPLSGTVSDKAPTVLKAMYQGLDSRLPGKSWWAGPAASGPVLSGTQWQWDLYSGRHHEPMNGDPAKVLTAGDAWNDEDLSAVRLDDSGNAVLRQDARLLDRLYPSATAGTALAFTYEDRSRDGSTTLTWNPVPGSLPGVAKLVGSGRYGVLVWRSGSGTAPTELHLPASFPTGSTTVVSDLGAVYAPPAYTPGTPVAVAPEPGGTGSRRLLLGDTDSGVLHYALVTDGATAPPAGELSAARSELAAWAAARF, from the coding sequence ATGCCGAATATCCGGGTGCGTCTGCTGGCCGTTCTGGTCGTCCTCTGCGGATCCCTCACGGTGGCGGGCGTGCCGCCCGCCACCGCCGCCACCCCCTCCGACCCCCTCTGGTTCGACGGTGCGCCCCTGACCGTGCGGGACGGCCGGTTCGCCGACGCCCAGGGCCGCGAGATCGTCCTGCGCGGCTACAACGTCTCCGGCGAGACCAAGCTGGCGGAGAACACCGGCCTGCCCTTCGCCTCCGTCGCCGACGCCCGCAGGTCCGCGACCGCGCTGCGCGCCCTCGGCGGCGGCAACGCGGTCCGCTTCCTGCTCTCCTGGGCGCACGCCGAACCCGTACGCGGCCAGGTCGACACCGCCTACCTGGCCGCCGTCACCGAGCAGATGCGCGCGTTCCTCGACGCGGGCATCCGGGTCCAGCCCGACTTCCACCAGGACCTGTACTCCCGGTACCTGTTCCACACAGGAAGCTGGTACACCGGCGACGGGGCGCCCGGGTGGGCCGTCGCCGCCGGGAACTACCCGGCGGAGAATTGCGGCATCTGCCTGTTCTGGGGCCAGAACATCACCCAGAACGCGGCCGTGCAGCAGGCGCAGTACGACTTCTGGCACAACGCCCACGGCATCCAGGACGCCTTCCTCGCCACCGCCCGGACCACCCTGACCTATCTGCACCAGCACCTGGATGCCGCCGAGTTCACGGGGATCGCCGGCTTCGACCCGTACAACGAGCCGTACGCGGGCCGCTACGACGCCGGACAGACCTCCCGCACCTGGGAACGCGACCTCCTCTGGCCGTTCTACGCGAAGTTCCGCGCCGGCATGGACGCGACCGGCTGGCAGGACAAAGCCGCCCTCGTCGAGCCGAACCTCTTCTGGAACGCCGGCATCCCCACCCAGCAGCAGGAGGGCGGCCTGCTGGACGCCGGCACGCTCGGCCCCGGGTACGTCCTCAACACCCACTTCTACGACCAGAAGGCGATCTCCGGCATCCTGATGTGGGGCAAGGCGGCCGACGGGCAGTACGCCGACGACTTCGCGGCCGTCCGTGACCGTGCCTCGGCCGCCGGCACCGCGGCCGTGGTCAGCGAGTTCGGCCACCCCCTGTCCGGCACGGTGTCCGACAAGGCGCCGACCGTCCTGAAGGCCATGTACCAGGGCCTCGACTCCCGCCTGCCCGGCAAGAGCTGGTGGGCCGGCCCGGCCGCCTCCGGGCCGGTGCTGTCCGGCACCCAGTGGCAGTGGGACCTCTACAGCGGCCGGCACCACGAGCCGATGAACGGCGACCCCGCCAAGGTGCTCACCGCCGGTGACGCCTGGAACGACGAGGACCTGTCCGCGGTGCGCCTGGACGACTCCGGGAACGCCGTCCTGCGCCAGGACGCCCGCCTGCTGGACCGCCTCTACCCGAGCGCCACCGCCGGCACCGCCCTCGCGTTCACCTACGAGGACCGCTCCCGCGACGGCTCCACCACGCTGACCTGGAACCCGGTGCCGGGCTCCCTGCCCGGCGTCGCGAAGCTGGTCGGCTCGGGCCGGTACGGTGTGCTGGTGTGGCGCTCCGGCAGCGGCACCGCCCCCACCGAGCTGCATCTGCCGGCGTCCTTCCCCACCGGCTCCACCACGGTCGTCTCCGACCTCGGCGCGGTGTACGCCCCGCCCGCCTACACCCCCGGCACCCCGGTCGCCGTGGCCCCGGAGCCCGGCGGCACCGGCAGCCGCCGGCTGCTGCTCGGCGACACGGACTCCGGGGTGCTCCACTACGCGCTGGTCACCGACGGGGCCACGGCACCCCCGGCCGGCGAGCTGAGCGCGGCACGGTCCGAGCTGGCCGCGTGGGCGGCGGCGCGGTTCTGA
- a CDS encoding GNAT family N-acetyltransferase yields the protein MINSAGISDVVPAGRMAGRDQPVLGLSAGLELRPWRADDAGELLGAARDPAIRRWNLFTVADPADARTRIARMHERWRAETGAVWAVARPDGPATGLVGLNDVDLAGGAAEIVYWLLPEARGAGVAVRAARRLARWALDDLGLHRLRLCHSPANPASCRVAHTAGFTYEGTQRSALLHADGWHDQHLHARVAGDPDRCAGTVPGQPVRDTRRAGSP from the coding sequence ATGATCAACAGCGCCGGTATCTCCGACGTCGTCCCCGCGGGCCGCATGGCCGGCCGCGACCAGCCCGTGCTCGGCCTGTCCGCCGGGCTGGAGCTGCGCCCCTGGCGGGCGGACGACGCCGGCGAGCTGCTCGGCGCCGCGCGCGATCCGGCGATCCGGCGGTGGAACCTGTTCACCGTCGCCGACCCCGCGGACGCCCGCACCCGGATCGCCCGTATGCACGAGCGGTGGCGGGCCGAGACCGGCGCCGTGTGGGCCGTCGCCCGGCCCGACGGCCCGGCCACCGGTCTCGTCGGCCTGAACGACGTCGATCTCGCGGGCGGCGCCGCCGAGATCGTCTACTGGCTGCTGCCCGAGGCCCGCGGCGCCGGAGTCGCCGTGCGGGCCGCCCGCCGGCTCGCCCGGTGGGCCCTGGACGACCTGGGCCTGCACCGGCTGCGGCTGTGCCACTCCCCGGCCAACCCCGCGTCCTGCCGGGTGGCCCACACGGCCGGCTTCACCTACGAGGGCACCCAGCGCAGCGCCCTGCTGCACGCCGACGGCTGGCACGACCAGCACCTGCACGCGCGCGTGGCCGGCGACCCGGACCGGTGCGCCGGTACGGTCCCCGGGCAACCCGTCCGTGACACCAGGCGCGCCGGCTCCCCTTGA
- a CDS encoding metallophosphoesterase family protein — MRLLIMSDTHLPKRAKRLPEQLLAELPHADVVLHAGDWVDTATLDLLESRSRRLIGVYGNNDGPDLRARLPEVAHAELGGLRFAVVHETGPAHGREARCAARFPGVDVLVFGHSHIPWDTTAPGGPRLLNPGSPTDRRRQPHCTYLTATVTDGTLTEVTLHRLPRR, encoded by the coding sequence GTGCGACTCCTGATCATGTCCGACACGCACCTGCCCAAGCGGGCCAAGCGGCTCCCGGAGCAACTGCTCGCCGAACTCCCGCACGCGGACGTCGTCCTGCACGCCGGCGACTGGGTCGACACCGCCACCCTCGACCTGCTGGAGAGCCGCAGCCGCCGGCTGATCGGCGTGTACGGCAACAACGACGGCCCCGACCTGCGCGCCCGGCTCCCCGAGGTGGCCCATGCCGAGCTGGGCGGCCTGCGCTTCGCCGTCGTGCACGAGACCGGTCCCGCCCACGGTCGCGAGGCCCGCTGCGCCGCCCGCTTCCCCGGCGTGGACGTCCTGGTCTTCGGACACAGCCACATCCCCTGGGACACCACCGCGCCCGGCGGCCCGCGCCTGCTCAACCCCGGCTCCCCGACCGACCGCCGCCGCCAGCCCCACTGCACCTACCTCACGGCGACGGTCACCGACGGAACCCTGACCGAGGTCACCCTGCACCGGCTCCCCCGGCGATGA
- a CDS encoding SDR family oxidoreductase produces MPPTVVITGASAGIGRATARLYARRGADVVLVARGEGGLKEAADEVAALGGRPLAQVADVAPFEEITAEEFQRVTDVTYLGFVNGTRTALKRMLPRDRGTIVQVGSALGERSIPLQSAYCGAKHAINGFTSALRTELLHRGSDVHVTVAQLPAVNTPQFQWVRSRLPRHPTPVAPIYQPEVAARGVLYAAEHPRRKQYYVGASTGATIWANRLAPALLDRYLARTGFDSQQTDRIPPTGLDNLFEPVDRERADDQGAHGAFDDASHARSWQETLVRHPATTALGAGAVLLGTVRGIRRLTSRSA; encoded by the coding sequence ATGCCCCCCACCGTCGTCATCACAGGTGCCAGCGCCGGCATCGGCCGCGCCACCGCCCGCCTGTACGCCCGGCGCGGCGCCGACGTCGTCCTGGTCGCGCGCGGCGAGGGCGGCCTGAAGGAGGCGGCCGACGAGGTCGCCGCGCTCGGCGGACGGCCTCTGGCGCAGGTGGCCGACGTGGCGCCGTTCGAGGAGATCACCGCCGAAGAGTTCCAGCGGGTCACCGACGTGACCTACCTCGGCTTCGTCAACGGCACCCGCACGGCCCTGAAGCGCATGCTGCCCCGCGACCGGGGCACGATCGTGCAGGTCGGATCAGCGCTCGGGGAGCGGTCGATCCCGCTGCAGTCGGCGTACTGCGGCGCCAAGCACGCCATCAACGGCTTCACGTCCGCCCTGCGCACGGAACTGCTGCACCGCGGCAGCGACGTGCACGTCACCGTCGCCCAGCTACCCGCCGTCAACACGCCACAGTTCCAGTGGGTCCGCTCCCGCCTGCCCCGGCACCCCACGCCGGTCGCGCCGATCTACCAGCCCGAGGTCGCCGCGCGCGGCGTGCTGTACGCGGCCGAGCACCCGCGCCGCAAGCAGTACTACGTCGGTGCCTCCACCGGCGCCACCATCTGGGCCAACCGCCTCGCCCCGGCCCTGCTCGACCGCTACCTCGCCCGCACCGGCTTCGACTCCCAGCAGACCGACCGCATCCCGCCCACCGGCCTGGACAACCTCTTCGAGCCGGTGGACCGGGAGCGCGCCGACGACCAGGGCGCCCACGGCGCCTTCGACGACGCCTCCCACGCCCGCTCGTGGCAGGAGACCCTGGTCCGGCACCCGGCCACCACCGCCCTCGGCGCGGGCGCCGTCCTGCTCGGCACCGTGCGCGGCATCCGCCGCCTCACCTCGCGATCCGCCTAG
- a CDS encoding MarR family winged helix-turn-helix transcriptional regulator, with translation MADISDSAARAARDLRVVFSRLRRRIREVARDADLSPSQESALTLTGKHGAATASALAAAEGVRPQSMATTLAALEKHGLVRRAPDPDDGRRQLVTLTDTGRARVEGNRQVREEWLARAFQDRYTEEERQTVLAALELLERLSRA, from the coding sequence ATGGCCGACATCTCCGACTCCGCCGCACGGGCCGCGCGCGACCTGCGCGTGGTCTTCAGCAGGCTGCGGCGCCGCATCCGCGAGGTGGCGCGCGACGCCGACCTCAGCCCCTCCCAGGAGTCGGCGCTCACCCTGACCGGCAAGCATGGCGCGGCCACGGCCAGCGCGCTCGCCGCCGCCGAGGGGGTGCGCCCGCAGTCCATGGCCACCACACTGGCCGCCCTGGAGAAGCACGGACTGGTCCGCCGCGCCCCCGACCCCGACGACGGACGCCGCCAGTTGGTCACCCTGACCGACACCGGCCGGGCCCGCGTCGAGGGCAACAGGCAGGTGCGGGAGGAGTGGCTCGCCCGCGCCTTCCAGGACCGCTACACCGAGGAGGAGCGGCAGACGGTCCTCGCCGCGCTGGAGTTGCTGGAACGGCTGTCGCGGGCGTGA
- a CDS encoding hydrolase, whose translation MSLTTLDPRTALVAIDLQNGIVAMPTQPYPGAEVVSRTAALADAFRAHGLPVVLVRVSFAADWADAVPGRTEHQPRGLAFPEGWDIVVDELSGHPGDIHVTKHNWSAFHGTDLDVQLRRRGITQIVLAGIATSIGVESTARDAYAHGYHVTLATDAMADADPGAHENSVRRIFPRLGESGTSAEILELLGKTHA comes from the coding sequence ATGTCGCTCACCACGCTCGACCCCCGTACCGCCCTCGTCGCGATCGACCTCCAGAACGGCATCGTGGCCATGCCCACCCAGCCGTACCCGGGCGCCGAGGTGGTCTCCCGCACGGCCGCACTCGCCGACGCCTTCCGCGCCCATGGGCTGCCCGTCGTCCTGGTGCGGGTATCCTTCGCGGCCGACTGGGCGGACGCCGTCCCCGGCCGCACCGAGCACCAGCCGCGCGGCCTCGCCTTCCCGGAGGGCTGGGACATCGTCGTCGACGAGCTGTCCGGGCACCCCGGGGACATCCACGTCACCAAGCACAACTGGAGCGCCTTCCACGGCACCGACCTGGACGTGCAGCTACGCCGCCGGGGCATCACGCAGATCGTCCTGGCCGGCATCGCCACCAGCATCGGTGTGGAGTCCACCGCCCGGGACGCCTACGCCCACGGTTACCACGTCACCCTCGCCACGGACGCCATGGCGGACGCCGACCCGGGCGCGCACGAGAACAGCGTCCGGCGGATCTTCCCGCGGCTCGGCGAGAGCGGCACCAGCGCCGAGATCCTCGAACTGCTCGGCAAGACCCACGCCTGA
- a CDS encoding DUF6479 family protein, protein MNTAMYEAASGPRVFGYILILVAGVAVVAGIIWAFRMGSKVRDREPAPPRPDEQPKMPPSGPVHETHEVREPDEVPRAEDGERLTPHQLGNSGTRRADDQSRSRWSSGSSGSFGGGGGGRT, encoded by the coding sequence ATGAACACTGCCATGTACGAAGCAGCCTCGGGCCCCCGGGTCTTCGGTTACATCCTCATCCTCGTCGCCGGTGTGGCCGTGGTCGCGGGCATCATCTGGGCCTTCCGGATGGGCTCCAAGGTGCGCGACCGCGAGCCGGCGCCGCCGCGCCCCGACGAGCAGCCGAAGATGCCGCCGTCCGGTCCGGTGCACGAGACCCATGAGGTCCGCGAGCCCGACGAGGTGCCCCGCGCGGAGGACGGCGAACGCCTCACCCCGCACCAGCTCGGCAACTCCGGCACCCGGCGCGCCGACGACCAGAGCCGCTCGCGCTGGTCGTCCGGTTCCAGCGGGTCGTTCGGCGGCGGGGGCGGCGGCCGGACCTGA
- a CDS encoding SpoIIE family protein phosphatase, which translates to MVSEGAAISGTRTVPERAGAALASLLASPPTADRLRRVLEQALVFAGASFAGVYTPGDDPAQLLLAESAGLPRTLYGLRDGYAATGASPVAQAHRTGRPQWLGPAELAGCPDARRTPSSDFSLAALPLGPAGGGCLLAVGERPGGFGGDERACLELIAHTVAAPVPDAARDTGELPENAFSLAMDTGRVEVGDAILRLFGIDREDFDGRVESLLGRTVPEDLPAMMSVVEADHMSIGERELEFRILQPAGPPRWLRLRGRLLPGGRGRSARLVGTVTDASTERSGVTDVARVQRLAAALATAGTVKDVGRAVVAALRKPLQADRIALAELENDRLVVTVLDPPQPEAWPDVWRSEWRTEWPDAPVRAMPTLATALREGRIRIWSAGPALEPALADVGRGGLAVLPLPAGGRMAGACLIGWDRPHDFAPDERALLTACAALTGQALLRAHAFDAEHELVGMLQRSLLPRRLPRLPGAVAVARYLPTTAGLEVGGDWYDVIPLADNHVALVIGDVQGHNAGAATLMGQMRTALRAYAVEGHTPDVVVAHANRLLLDMETDLFATCAYVDVDVEEGTAWCVRAGHVQPVLRHPDGTTEIVQAEGGPPLGVLGQAEFPMTPLRLQPGTVIALTTDGLVESAETDLDAGMDRLARELAAADPAHLGLVADALLTGAHRGDDVALLLMRYDGMAVRPLRESWTVWRVPEAVRHARRFTRRTLRTWNVPRDTVDAALLVVSELVTNALVHTGGPVRLDLGLVNHRLRLAVADSSPRSPVKPASIGWEATGGRGILLVEAVSAAWGTIPVSGGKQVWADLVADG; encoded by the coding sequence GTGGTGAGTGAGGGCGCTGCGATCAGCGGAACCAGAACGGTGCCGGAGCGTGCCGGAGCCGCCCTCGCCTCGCTGTTGGCGTCACCGCCCACCGCCGACCGGCTCCGTCGGGTCCTCGAACAGGCCCTCGTGTTCGCTGGGGCCTCCTTCGCCGGGGTGTACACGCCCGGCGACGACCCCGCACAGCTCCTTCTCGCCGAGTCGGCCGGTCTGCCCCGCACCCTGTACGGCCTCCGGGACGGCTACGCGGCCACCGGCGCGTCCCCGGTCGCCCAGGCCCACCGCACCGGCCGGCCGCAGTGGCTCGGCCCCGCCGAACTGGCCGGCTGCCCCGACGCGCGCCGCACCCCGTCCTCGGACTTCTCCCTGGCCGCCCTGCCGCTCGGCCCGGCCGGCGGCGGCTGCCTGCTGGCCGTCGGCGAACGTCCCGGCGGCTTCGGCGGCGACGAGCGGGCCTGCCTGGAGCTGATCGCCCACACGGTCGCCGCACCCGTACCGGACGCCGCGCGCGACACCGGCGAGCTGCCCGAGAACGCCTTCAGCCTGGCCATGGACACCGGCCGGGTGGAGGTCGGCGACGCGATCCTGCGGCTGTTCGGGATCGACCGGGAGGACTTCGACGGCCGGGTGGAGTCCCTGCTCGGCCGTACGGTGCCCGAGGACCTGCCCGCGATGATGTCCGTGGTCGAGGCCGACCACATGTCCATCGGCGAGCGCGAACTGGAGTTCCGCATCCTCCAGCCCGCCGGGCCGCCCAGGTGGCTGCGGCTGCGCGGCCGGCTCCTGCCCGGCGGGAGGGGCCGCTCCGCCCGGCTCGTCGGCACCGTCACCGACGCCTCCACGGAGCGGTCCGGCGTCACCGACGTGGCCCGTGTGCAGCGTCTGGCCGCCGCGCTGGCCACCGCCGGCACCGTCAAGGACGTCGGCCGGGCCGTCGTCGCCGCGCTGCGCAAGCCGCTCCAGGCCGACCGGATCGCGCTCGCCGAACTGGAGAACGACCGGCTGGTGGTCACCGTCCTCGACCCGCCGCAGCCCGAGGCCTGGCCCGACGTGTGGCGCAGCGAGTGGCGCACCGAGTGGCCCGACGCGCCGGTGCGGGCCATGCCCACCCTGGCAACCGCGCTGCGCGAGGGCCGCATCCGGATCTGGTCGGCCGGCCCGGCGCTGGAACCCGCCCTGGCCGACGTCGGCCGCGGCGGCCTCGCCGTACTGCCCCTGCCGGCCGGTGGTCGCATGGCCGGCGCCTGTCTGATCGGCTGGGACCGCCCGCACGACTTCGCCCCCGACGAACGCGCCCTGCTCACCGCCTGCGCCGCCCTGACCGGCCAGGCCCTGCTGCGCGCCCACGCCTTCGACGCGGAACACGAACTGGTCGGCATGCTCCAGCGCAGCCTGCTGCCGCGCCGCCTGCCCCGGCTGCCCGGCGCGGTCGCCGTCGCCCGCTACCTGCCGACCACGGCGGGCCTGGAGGTCGGCGGCGACTGGTACGACGTGATCCCGCTCGCCGACAACCACGTCGCCCTGGTCATCGGGGACGTCCAGGGCCACAACGCGGGCGCCGCCACCCTGATGGGCCAGATGCGCACCGCGCTGCGCGCCTACGCCGTCGAGGGCCACACCCCGGACGTCGTCGTCGCCCACGCCAACCGGCTGCTGCTGGACATGGAGACCGACCTTTTCGCCACCTGCGCCTATGTCGACGTCGATGTCGAGGAGGGCACCGCCTGGTGCGTACGGGCCGGGCACGTGCAGCCCGTGCTGCGCCACCCGGACGGCACCACCGAGATCGTGCAGGCCGAGGGCGGTCCCCCGCTCGGCGTGCTCGGGCAGGCCGAGTTCCCGATGACCCCGCTCCGGCTGCAACCCGGCACGGTGATCGCGCTGACCACCGACGGGCTGGTGGAGTCCGCCGAGACCGACCTCGACGCCGGCATGGACCGTCTCGCCCGCGAACTGGCCGCCGCCGACCCCGCCCACCTCGGCCTGGTCGCCGACGCCCTGCTCACCGGTGCGCACCGCGGGGACGACGTGGCCCTGCTGCTGATGCGCTACGACGGCATGGCCGTACGGCCGCTGCGGGAGAGCTGGACGGTGTGGCGGGTGCCGGAGGCGGTGCGGCACGCCCGCCGCTTCACCCGGCGGACCCTGCGCACCTGGAACGTGCCCCGGGACACGGTCGACGCCGCCCTGCTGGTCGTCTCCGAGCTGGTCACGAACGCCCTGGTGCACACCGGCGGCCCCGTCCGGCTCGACCTCGGCCTGGTCAACCACCGGCTGCGCCTCGCCGTGGCCGACTCCTCACCGCGCAGCCCCGTCAAACCGGCCAGCATCGGCTGGGAGGCGACCGGCGGCCGGGGCATCCTGCTGGTGGAGGCCGTGTCCGCGGCCTGGGGCACGATCCCCGTCAGCGGCGGCAAACAGGTCTGGGCGGACCTGGTCGCCGACGGCTGA